tatgtggttgggagcaagtcacgaggtcaaatatcacaccaaccatttggacaatctctttcaacctcaatctcaaaacaatgaccagggtgagggatggagtcagtggctaataaaggagtttgttacaggggctgaacgcaatgtcttcccaatactgaagtggagaaagtttctgctcacccattacttactgtcagaactgtgtgtgccttggagggaaacctggatgtgatggtgttcacagacccgatatcttggtccttcaaggaggcagaggttgagggtttgggagattctgtcaatgttctgGTTGAATTTTGGAAATATAAATTCCCTCTCCTTCTCCGCCTCTGCTCTCAAtcgtttctcactctccccccaccacagAGGCCCGAAACGTTTCTGGCCCAGACCTGcggaaggttcccttccctgaacgatATCAGTGAATCAGTTGTTCTTTTGTGAAAATCTGGCAGTTTTCAAGGTCACCTTTTCCGAGTGCCGGCCTCACAGGTtttgaacataacataagaacataagaactggaagcaggagtatgccacctggaccttcgagcctgctccgccattcaatgagatcatggctgatctattgtcgactcagctccactttcccgccagaacaccataaccctttattcctttattcttcaaaaaactatctatctttatcttgaaaacattgaatgaaggagcctcaactgcttcactgggcagggaattccatcaattcacatggaaggaaaaaacaccgttcacagtggagagaaaccatacatgtgttgtgtgtgtggacgaggtttcagccaatcttctggcctgtcaagacacaagcgcattcacactggcgcgaaaccgtggaaatgtggggattgtaagGCAGCATTTGGtttcccgtctgagctggaaactcatcgacgcattcacactggggagagaccattcatctgctccgtgagtgggaagagatctacttggtcatcaaacttgctgacacaacagcgggttcacactggagagaagctgttcacctgctgtgtgtgtggaaaaggattcactgattcatccaagcgactgaaacagcagcgagttcacaccggggagagaccatttgcctgaactgagtgtgggaagggattcactcatatatccaccctactgagacaccagcgagttcacactgacaaaataccttttaaatgtctgcactgtgggaagttctttaaaagctctggaaaacggatgtaccatcaacatgttcacactgatgagagacattttaaatgcccagactatgTGAAATGTTATAAAGTCTCCTGGGAGCTGATGGCCCATCAAcatattcacactgatgagagaccgttcaggtgctctcgctgtgtgactgggttcaggcgatcatctcaactcactgtccaccagcgaattcacactggggagaggccattcatctgattgtgggaagggattcatgcagTCATCTGCCTTGCTGAAATACTAGTGGGATCATATTggggtggtacagtagcacagtgggtagcactgttgcttcatagtgccagggtctcaggttcgattcccggcttgggtcactgtctatgtggagtctgcacgttctccccgtgtctgcgtgggtttcctccgggtgctccggtttcctcccatgagtcccgaaagagatgaacatagaataatacaagagcagcacgatggcgcagtggtagcattgcagtctcacggcaccgaggtcccaggttcaatcccagctctgggtcactgtccgtgtggagtttccacattcttcccgtgtttgcgtgggtgtcacccccacaacccaaaagatgtgcatggtaggtggattgaacatgctaaattgccccttaattggaaaaggtgaattgggtactctaaatttttaaaaaaacagaacaatacagcacaggaacaggcccttcggccctccaagcctgcgccgaccctggtacctgcctaaactaaaactgtctgcacctatggagtccatatccttccattcccaccctattcatatatttatctagttgtcccttaaatgccgcgacGGTAccggctcccaccacctccccaggcagcacgttccatatatttcccaccctgtgtaaaaaacctgctccgcacatctgttctgaacatttccccgtgcactttaaacctatgtccccgagtacttggctctcctaccctaggaaagagcacctgactatccactctgtccataccactcataatcttgtaaacctctatcagctcgcctctcaacctccgtcgttccagtgagaactgaccgagtttatctaacgtgctgttgggtaatttggacattctgaattctccctccgtgtacccgaacagacggcagaatgtggcgactcggggcttttcacttcattgcaatgttaatgtgagcttacttgtgacaagagattattattaaagacagacctttcaaatgtctAAACTGTGGGAAATTCTATAAAACGTCCGGGGAACTGATGCCCCATCAGCTTgttcactgatgagagaccgttcaggtgctctcactgtgggacgagATTCATGCGATCGGAGCAACTCACTgtacaccggcgaattcacactggggagatccaatatttcctcatagttaaaattctccatccctggtaacatcatcataaatctcctctgcagcaggcagcatgaggtcccaggttcgatcccgactctgggtcactgtccgtgcggagtttgcacattctccccccgtttgcgtgggtttcacccccacaacacaaagttgtgcagggtaggtcgattggccaaaataaattgccccttaattggaaaaattaattgggaactctaaatttaaataaataaataaataaatctcctctgcagtctctctcgtgtgatcacatccttcatgtaatatggctgtggtctaactggtgtttgatgcagttccagcacaatctccctgttctcataatctcagccctcggctaccaaaggaaactatcccacctgccttcctaagcactgaagagagagagtgattggcagctgagagagacagagggagagagaggaagcagagggagtgagaggcaccagagagaaaggagcaccagagactgagagaggcaggagagagagaggagagaagagagagacagtctagtcagtaacaaaaataagtgatggaattgagttcagacatggatctgcatgaactgacaccactttactGACAGATTGACATGGTAGTTActttacttgaatcaatgttattcaattTTGAATAAAGGCTAagattaactatatcacaatcACCCAGTATCAACTAGGTCtcctgtttaatacagaacaggattaaacccagtgtccaatattcgaGGTCtatgtggctgttggatgcctggtttcactggACAGCTGACGAGCCCACAGCTTCACtgaactcgtctacccagggtctgtttctaaaccctcatcacaacatattacctggttagctattgcatatatcatcatggtcagacacctcacacaaagctcaaccagaaacaacggttcttctttctactgatccCAGCTCCTACAAtgggtcacagcatctccagccctcagctctgttactgggctgtcattgacatgagcaacaaagagacagcaagttgcctgaggctgaatgggaagttgaaacttgtgactcaaaaccaactgtgtaagatctctgaaaagatcaggaattttaaaagataaattctatacccagtgaacaaattaatgagaCATAAGACAAAAACATCATGTTTTATGatttttactgcaacaaactagaagcaacaatgcctaaacactatttttatagggaacgtatcccttaaactacaaatagaatgtagcccttttacttttaagacaatcaaaaatcacactccatggttttgtcgctgaagttgtcactcaattctcctggaaccagcccaatgtgattcttcattcctgtgtttacttccattctgttcctttgcctgactggcaatccttcaccccagaagtgtcttttgcagtgatagttttcctgatgatattcaggtcctgataaaccaagtgactcttccaaatcctgacgTGACGTTCgttttttttctgcaaatcttcatctaatatcctgtaaaaggaatttataaatggaaattgagaacaggcaattctagtttccatccaacacactctccctccattctcactctgtaatgttcatcctcctaattctctaaaggtgctgattcaggctgactgacagatccctgctcactgcttcccatcttggagaggcctgaaaagctccatgcagactgccagacataaatatgtctatattactgaactcaaaatgtgtggaacatatagactagattcacttcctttctctacagttgctgcaagttaccaatgacccctcaggatgagaaaagaaatggaaagatgaagtagacttggagcggctgctgcctcttgtggggcattccagaacaaGAGGTAATAGTCTCACGGtaagcggtagcaaattcaaaacagttttaattaaaaaaattttttttttagagtaaccaattatttttttttccaattaaggggcaatttagtgtggccaattcaccaactctgcacatctttgggttgtgggggtgaaacctacgcagacacggggagaaagtgcaaattccacacagacagtgacccggggccgggatcgaacccaggtcctcagcaccgtagacagcagtgctaaccactggtccacagtgctgccctattcaaaacagagttgaggaaaaactgtttctcccaagggctgtgaatatgtggaattcactaccccagagtgcggtggagctgggacagtgagtaaatttagagttggacagatttttaatcgggttcaatggttctgaagaactctcaggacagtggagataaggccaggatgagatcagccatgaccgaatggcagagcagactcgatgggccaaatggcctaattctgctcctatatcttatgaacttctggttaaagtccaacaggtttatttcgatgtcactagctttcggagctctgctccttcctcaggtgaaggagcagcgctccaaagctagtgacatcgaaacaaacctgttggactttaacctggtgttgtaagacttcttactgtgctcaccccagtccaacgccggcatctccacattatgaacttctgaaagggggagacattgatttgattcccagatgttgcccagaggaggaagttttagtctgaaactcattgtccaatctccacattgtgacatcacaaaggagctcatcctctaaatcagccaataggaatcgatCCGCTCCGCGGCGACGTCAATGCATTAGTGCGCACACGCAGGCGCGCGGACGCGCGAGCCCCGTCCCCACCCTTTCTTCTCGCTTCCCCAACACATCCTCGAAACGgtgtccaggcaaccggctgacagttccggccgtcggtgatgTCCCCCTCCCATGACCCGGGACTGCGCAAGTCTTAGGGAGAGGGGAAGCTCCGCATGCGCAGGagagctcacttccgctgacctttCCGCTCAGATGTTGACCAATGGAAAGACTGGGAGGACCGGAAATAatctgcccctccgccaatcagaTGCGGAAGTTGGAAAAGGAGGTTTCTgcggagcaaagctgttgttccttgaaccctgaatgagcttgagcttcacacagactcctgtctgcaacatctgtgagtaaaacactttattttctcccccttttctcattctcacttttaattggtcacttgcagcaactgaagggaaaggaagtgagggtgcggactctgcaaagcttggcccaggtctctctctctctctctcttaaagacattgacatcctttgctccctcagcttgacacatttatttgtctggctaaaaggatgttcacaattaaagggctggtttctccaggagatggctggcattgatggggtcagtaaacaggccaaatccaacccagccaattacttccctgtcggaatactctccatcatcagcaaagtgatggaaggagtcatcaaaggtcctattaagtggcacttattctgcaataacctgctcctggacgctcagtttgggttccgccagggtcactcagctcctgacctcattacatccttggttcaaacttggacgaaagagctgactgccaaaagtgaggtgagagtgactccccttgacatcaaggcagcatttgacctagtatggcatcaaggagccccagctaaactggagtcaatgggaatcgggggataactttccactggttggagtcatacctggcacaaaggaagatggttgtggtgattggaggtcaatcatctcagctccatgacatcactgcaggagttcctcagggcagtatcctaggcccaaccatcttcagctgtttcatcaatgatctcccttccatcataaggtgagaagtggtgatgtttgtggatgactgcacaatgttcagcaccattctcaactcctcagataatgaagcagtccatgtccaaattcagtaagacctggacaatatccagacttgggctgataagtggcaagttacattcgcgctacacaagtgccaggcaatgaccatcttcgaaaagagaggatctaactaccaccccttgacattcagtggcattcccatcgctgacacccacacaaccaacatcctgggggttaccattgatcaaaaactgaactggactagccatattaatactgtagctaccagggcagatcaagggttgggaatcctacgacgagtaacaCGCTTCCTgataccccaaagcctgtccaccagacatctacaagcacaagtcaggagtgtaatcgaatgcgctccactttgctggatgagtgcagctccaacatcaaagaagctctatccaggacaaagcagcctaattGATTGtacccccttccataaacattcaaatcttccaccaccgacaaacagtagcagccgtgtataccacctacaagatacactgcagtaactccgaaaggttcctcagacagcaacttccaaacccacaaccactaccatctagaaggacgagcagcagaaacctgggaagcccaccacctggaagttctcctccaagttactcaccaccgtgacttggaaatatattgccattccttcactgtccctgaggcaacatcctgcaattccctccctaacagcacaggggatgtacctacacctccaggactgcagcagttcaagaaggcagctcaccactacttcggaagggcaactggggaagggcaataaatgccggcctaaccagcattgtccacatcccgtaaattaatttttaaaaatttaatattggacagagatatgtctagtgttgttatatggtatgtattgtagatattattgatggttctgtaataaaatacatggattattatttctacttttgtaacgtagtactgtacctacattatatatttccagttatagtcattgcagcactgacagaatccatttgggaactcaagtcaatgctgactctctgtacagcaatccagtcagtcccattccccctcgatatccctgttcacctgcaagtttattttcttcaagtaaccatcctattttactttaaattattgatcacctcgacttccacaacccttgtgggcagtgagttccctgtcatgactaaataaaattcttcctcagaatttccctacctctaatcagtaaatatacttatatggagattctctactcttgtacaggttttagtgagtttagatttgttgatcagcgccTTCACGAAAACTGGGAGGGAAAATAAGTGAATAcaatctgtatattacacacatttttcatccagtaatatcgacatatatctgtctggcagcctgcatgaagattttcaggtctctgtgtccaggacaggaagcagtgagcttggatctgtcaatgagcctgaatcagcaccttcaggagaattgggagggtgaatattagatacaatgaaaatgaaatgaaaatcgcttattgtcacaagtaggcttcaaatgaaggtactgtgaaaagcccctagtcatcacattccggcgcctgttcggggaggctgttacgggaattgaaccgtgctgctggcctgccttggagtgtgtgggattgagatttacagCATTTCAggggaagagagaggaaagaatgttcgatataaactagaattgtctgttctgagtttctatcctgtactaacaatgattactattgtaaaatctgtttgcaggaagttcgaacgagaggagtttgaggccgatatctcaaactaaatatcacatcaagaactgactgagtaactcaattcttgggatcatcggcctttgaatctagaaggagaaatgtttgtctattctgtctgcttcacgagattttaaacattagtgtgtctggaaaagcactgagacacaaacacaccccgtgtgagactgttacagagcactgactgtggaaagagcattAACCAGTGACACAATCTGAAAaagtactacaccattcacagcagggagagactgtataggtgttctgtgtgtggacgaggcttcactgATTGGCCAacgcggtgagacgcaagatcacctggaccatggagaaaccatggaaatgtgaggattgtgggaagggattcacagccccacacgagctggaaaggcatcaacacagtcacactgaagagagacctttcacctctcagtgtttaaagggattcactgccattggcagcctgcggagacacgaacgagttcacactggggagaggccattcatctgcactgtgtgtgaaaaggggttcactgacattggcagcctgcggagacacgaacgagttcacaccggggagaggccattcatctgcactgtgtgtgataagggattcactgacattagcagcctgcggagacacgaaagagtccacactggagagaggcctttcacctgctctcagtgtgataagggattcactgacattggcagcctgcggagacacgaacgagttcacaccggagagaggccattcatctgcactgtgtgtgataagggattcactcatttacacaacctgcagacccaccagcgagttcacaccggggagagaccattcatctgcactgtgtgtgataagggatttactcggttaccccacctgcagagacaccagagagttcacaccggggagaagccgttcatctgcactgtgtgtgataagggattcactcagttatcccacctgcagagacaccagcgagttcacaccggggagaagccgtacatctgctctgtgtgtgatatgggattcactcaattatccaacctgcgtagccacaatgtcactcacaccaagagcaggccctttaaatgctttgactgcaggaagggtttcaaaagcgctcagctactgatgtcccaccagcgcattcacactgaggagagaccgttcagctgctctcactgcacaaagaggtttcaaacatcatccagattgcggagacaccagcgagttcacaccggaaagaagccattcacctgctctcactgtggggagggattcactcagtcgtccaacatgctgaaacaccaaagggttcacaggtgatgttgggttagattctgctgttaatcacatccaggactgaacctggagtgggtgaaagtgtttgtctcctcgccaactcctggtgctcggacgtggtgaccctggcgaactactgctccccggatctggaatacccgactgtgaagtgccgtccaaactaccttccatgggaattctcttctgccatcatcacggcggtctacatcccacctcaggcggaagtgaagaaggcgcttgatgaattgtacaccgcactgctataaataacaatgaagcagaatacccggaggccttgttcatcgtggccggggacttcaaccaggccaacctcgagtgtactgccaaaatttcaccaacacatctcctgtcccgacagggaccccaacatccttgactgGAAGTATCGGCAGTATCAAGGTGCTAAAGTAcatcctgtactttcccactaacctgcagacaaaacagctgcaactgtactgtgtataaacgtgtgttattgtaactactccttgagatgcttcggttcgctgaagcattccctacatgtttgtaataaagattcccaaactttacccaactctagactccgagtgacatttgtcccaaaacagtctggtgtcaggaacaggatccactgacggctctgattaaaggaaagtccccgtggacagcagataccggggtgagtattgtttgttttataccacccgtgtttagttcagtttgactgaccactggggactcctcagaacctcagggagctgcttctggtctgtttctttgacatccattcaatgcaatttcaataactggaacatttcaggcagggaattgtcggttttacaccaaggatatgtttgggggcgatactgaagtccccgtgaccgagagggttttgtagctgccAAAATATGAGGGGATAAAGGCATACGGGAGGTGAAACAGAAAGAGttaggcagttggacagagtttggcgtgtgttcagaggtcccagataggggtcagccagcatca
This portion of the Scyliorhinus torazame isolate Kashiwa2021f chromosome 5, sScyTor2.1, whole genome shotgun sequence genome encodes:
- the LOC140420511 gene encoding uncharacterized protein; the protein is MEKPWKCEDCGKGFTAPHELERHQHSHTEERPFTSQCLKGFTAIGSLRRHERVHTGERPFICTVCEKGFTDIGSLRRHERVHTGERPFICTVCDKGFTDISSLRRHERVHTGERPFTCSQCDKGFTDIGSLRRHERVHTGERPFICTVCDKGFTHLHNLQTHQRVHTGERPFICTVCDKGFTRLPHLQRHQRVHTGEKPFICTVCDKGFTQLSHLQRHQRVHTGEKPYICSVCDMGFTQLSNLRSHNVTHTKSRPFKCFDCRKGFKSAQLLMSHQRIHTEERPFSCSHCTKRFQTSSRLRRHQRVHTGKKPFTCSHCGEGFTQSSNMLKHQRVHR